A DNA window from Streptomyces canus contains the following coding sequences:
- a CDS encoding glycoside hydrolase family 35 protein: MELSRRTFSALAGTTALGFALSGSGGETTPVYASHSVPTGPAPGAPAADRVRHKVGYDKYSLLVDGRRLVLRSGEMHPFRLPSPSLWRDVLQKMRAHGFNAVSVYVAWNYHSPGPGQYDFTGVRDLDLFLRTATETGLYVILRPGPYINAEVDGGGFPGWLTATAGRARTSDPTYLSYVDEWLTEVDSIAARHLFTQGTGTVLLYQIENEYDAFVDKSLGRDYMSHLYKKVRADGIDVPLFHNDKGRNGYWAPGSFNTRGEERGWLYGFDGYPDPAQVPPDWGDFGEGGLKGGATASPRTPGFIPEFGGGWFDPWGGATFDGKGYAEARYTRDAAYERRFQLTNLANGITVHNVYMTFGGTSWGWLPAPQVYTSYDYGAAIDEARRQTPKLAPLHQLGHLLGTVPDFAKLDRADAVRAEDERLKVYHLTNPDTGSHVYVVRNDTDAPITTTIPAAGIDVAFTVAAHDARLLTTNLQLGGRTLKFATAQPMMCRRVGRMDVAIFTAPHGEMAQVLLECPEEPLVTRGDAEPAWNYDLGVLRITVPVGVGGPARVRVEAGGSDTPLLLIFADDPWSLRLFPVDTPTGPVLVYGPSLVRGATLDGPTVHLTGDTVAGTGMEVWGPRGMSRITWNGRPLPTSATTMGSLRADMPATPGQLPIPAVGAVRLPALGGWRRRTENFESLPDYDDSVWTTVDRTSSYSTTPVPKGQPVLFADDYGFHYGDVWYRGRLTGADELESVSLSYSTGTQGLLMAWLDGEPLGTHRMPVPDKSTARKGSWRATATFDVPPPSGHSPRVLSVLVRRMAHDMDGGSADSHKVARGLTEVTFKGGSPKVSWRIRGETTPDPVRGPLNNGGLYGERKGWHLPGFAEEHWEDTELPRADRRQGVTWYRTTFRLAVAPGIDASVGLTLDDDPKRAYRVQIFLNGWNMGQYVNDVGPQHTFVLPNGILRTRGTNTLALAVLSDGTTESGPGDVRLTALGASAGGVPVTPVDSPGR; the protein is encoded by the coding sequence AAGGTCGGCTACGACAAGTACTCGCTGCTGGTCGACGGCCGGCGTCTGGTGCTGCGGTCGGGCGAGATGCACCCCTTCCGACTGCCGAGTCCGTCGCTGTGGCGGGACGTCCTGCAGAAGATGCGCGCCCACGGCTTCAACGCGGTGAGTGTGTACGTGGCCTGGAACTACCACTCCCCCGGCCCCGGCCAGTACGACTTCACCGGCGTCCGCGACCTCGACCTGTTCCTGCGCACGGCCACCGAGACCGGCCTCTACGTGATCCTGCGCCCCGGCCCGTACATCAACGCCGAGGTCGACGGCGGCGGCTTCCCGGGCTGGCTCACGGCGACCGCGGGCCGGGCCCGCACCTCCGACCCGACGTATCTGTCCTACGTCGACGAGTGGCTGACCGAGGTCGACTCGATCGCCGCCCGGCACCTGTTCACCCAGGGCACGGGCACGGTCCTGCTCTACCAGATCGAGAACGAGTACGACGCCTTCGTCGACAAGAGCCTCGGCCGCGACTACATGTCCCACCTGTACAAGAAGGTGCGCGCCGACGGGATCGACGTACCGCTGTTCCACAACGACAAGGGCAGGAACGGCTACTGGGCCCCCGGTTCCTTCAACACCAGGGGCGAGGAGCGCGGTTGGCTGTACGGCTTCGACGGGTATCCCGACCCGGCCCAGGTGCCGCCGGACTGGGGGGACTTCGGGGAGGGCGGCCTCAAGGGCGGGGCGACGGCCAGCCCCAGGACACCCGGGTTCATCCCGGAGTTCGGCGGCGGCTGGTTCGACCCGTGGGGCGGGGCCACCTTCGACGGCAAGGGGTACGCCGAGGCGCGGTACACCCGGGACGCGGCCTACGAGCGGCGTTTCCAGCTCACCAACCTGGCCAACGGCATCACCGTGCACAACGTCTACATGACCTTCGGCGGCACCTCGTGGGGCTGGCTGCCCGCGCCGCAGGTCTACACGTCGTACGACTACGGGGCGGCGATCGACGAGGCACGCCGGCAGACCCCGAAACTCGCTCCGCTCCACCAGCTCGGCCATCTCCTGGGGACCGTGCCGGACTTCGCCAAGCTGGACCGGGCGGACGCGGTGCGGGCCGAGGACGAGCGGCTGAAGGTGTACCACCTGACCAACCCGGACACCGGCTCCCATGTGTACGTCGTGCGCAACGACACCGACGCACCGATCACGACGACCATCCCGGCCGCCGGGATCGACGTGGCGTTCACCGTCGCCGCCCATGACGCCCGGCTGCTCACCACCAACCTGCAGTTGGGCGGGCGCACCCTCAAGTTCGCCACCGCCCAGCCCATGATGTGCCGCAGGGTCGGGCGGATGGACGTCGCCATCTTCACGGCCCCGCACGGCGAGATGGCACAGGTCCTGCTGGAGTGCCCGGAGGAGCCGCTGGTCACCCGGGGCGACGCGGAACCCGCGTGGAACTACGACCTCGGCGTCCTCAGGATCACCGTGCCGGTGGGCGTCGGCGGCCCGGCCCGGGTGCGGGTCGAGGCCGGGGGCAGCGACACCCCGCTCCTGCTGATCTTCGCCGACGACCCCTGGTCGCTGCGGCTGTTCCCGGTGGACACCCCGACCGGACCGGTGCTGGTGTACGGGCCCTCGCTGGTGCGCGGGGCCACCCTGGACGGCCCGACCGTCCATCTCACCGGCGACACCGTCGCGGGCACGGGCATGGAGGTGTGGGGGCCGCGCGGCATGAGCCGGATCACCTGGAACGGACGCCCGCTGCCCACCTCCGCCACCACCATGGGCAGCCTGCGGGCCGACATGCCGGCCACGCCGGGGCAGCTCCCGATCCCCGCCGTGGGCGCGGTGCGGCTGCCCGCGCTGGGCGGCTGGCGGCGCCGTACCGAGAACTTCGAGTCCCTCCCGGACTACGACGACTCCGTCTGGACGACGGTGGACCGCACGAGCTCGTACAGCACCACCCCGGTCCCGAAGGGGCAGCCGGTCCTGTTCGCCGACGACTACGGCTTCCACTACGGCGACGTCTGGTACCGGGGACGCCTTACGGGCGCGGACGAGCTGGAGTCGGTGTCCCTGTCCTACAGCACCGGCACGCAGGGGCTGCTGATGGCGTGGCTGGACGGCGAGCCACTGGGCACGCACCGGATGCCGGTGCCGGACAAGAGCACCGCGCGCAAGGGGAGTTGGAGGGCGACGGCCACCTTTGACGTGCCGCCGCCCTCCGGTCACTCGCCGCGCGTCCTGTCCGTCCTCGTACGGCGGATGGCGCACGACATGGACGGCGGATCCGCCGACTCCCACAAGGTGGCCCGGGGGTTGACGGAGGTCACCTTCAAGGGCGGTTCGCCGAAGGTGAGTTGGCGCATCCGGGGCGAGACGACACCCGACCCGGTGCGCGGTCCGCTCAACAACGGCGGACTGTACGGGGAGCGCAAGGGCTGGCATCTGCCGGGCTTCGCCGAAGAGCACTGGGAGGACACGGAGTTGCCGCGTGCCGACCGGCGCCAGGGGGTCACCTGGTACCGGACGACGTTCCGGCTCGCCGTCGCCCCCGGCATCGACGCCTCGGTCGGCCTCACCCTCGACGACGATCCGAAGCGCGCCTACCGCGTCCAGATCTTCCTCAACGGCTGGAACATGGGCCAGTACGTCAACGACGTGGGCCCGCAGCACACCTTCGTCCTGCCGAACGGCATCCTGCGCACCCGCGGCACCAACACCCTGGCGCTGGCGGTGCTGTCCGACGGGACGACGGAGTCGGGACCGG